Within the Comamonadaceae bacterium OTU4NAUVB1 genome, the region TCGGCCGAACTGTTCGCACGAGGCATTCGCAAGGACTTCATCCGCGCGCCGAAGGTGACCGGCGTCGTGCTCCCGTTTCGGCGCCGATGAGCAGCCGAACTTTTGCGTTACGCGCCTGGAAATAAGTCATGAAATCCGTCTTTGATTGGAAGAGCCGGCCACCGACGCACGTGCCGCCCAGCCGCGGCCGGCTGTATCGCATCAAGGGTCTGTTCGACGTCGAGCGCCAGCCCAACGCGATCACGATCATCCCGCGCGCCAGCGCCAACCACAACGCAGATCGGCGCGACGCGCTGAAGCGGGGCGGTATCTGATGGCCGGCGGCATCGACTGGTTTCGCTGGCACCACGGGTCCGTCAACGACCCGAAGTTCAAGCTGGTGGCCAAGCGCTCGAAATCTTCGGTCGCCGAGGTGATCGCTGTCTGGGCGTCCTTGCTCGAAGCAGCCAGCATGGCCGAGAAGCGCGGTGCTGCCGGCGCGATCGACGACGAAGCGATGGACTGCGCCCTGGGCCTGGAAGACGGTCAGTCGGCTCGCATCCTCGATGCCATGCGCGCACGTTCGCTGGTCGACGGCGAGGACTGCCAGGTCACCTCCTGGGAGAAGCGTCAGCCCAAGCGCGAACGCGAGGACGACAGCGCGGCCGAGCGCAAGCGCAACCAGCGCGCACGTGAGTCGCAGAACACCGTTCCTCCTCTGGCGACAGATGGCGTGACCGATGCCGTCACGCCATGTCGCGCCACGTCACGCCAAAAAACGCCTAGAGGAGAGGAGAGGAGAGAAGAGGAGATTCCATCCACTAGCGTGGATGGAGCGCGCACGACGCCCGGCGAGGCATGCAAGGCGATGCGAAGCCAAGGCATGGCCGACACGAATCCATCGAGCCCGACCCTGATCGCGCTCCTCGATGCTGGCATCACCCTCGACGAACTCACCTCCGCCGCCAAAGACGCGGTCGAGAAGAAAAAGCCCTTCGCCTATGCCCTGGCCGCCGCCGAAGGCCGCCGCCGCGATGCCGCCGTAGCGCCGCTGCCCGCCGCCCGAGGTGCGGCCGAGCCGCAGTGGCGGTCCGAGCAGCGCCAGCGCACCCAGCAAGCCGCCCCGGGTGTTGCCGCCTACAAGCCCGCCGATCAATTTTTCCTCGACGTGAAAGCCACCGATGTCACTCCCCGCCGCCTGGGTTGATGCCCTGTTCGACAAGCTCACGCTGACCTACGGCCAAGCCTTCCTGCGCCGCTGGCAGGACGTGGACCTGAACGCCGTGAAGACCGACTGGTCGCACGAGCTGGCCGGGTTCGCGCACCACCCCGAGGCCATCGCCTGGGCGCTGCAGAACCTGCCTACCGATCAGGCGCCGACGGTGCTTCAGTTCCGCGCCATCGCCCGCCGCGCGCCGATGCCGGACGTGCCGCGCATCGAAGTCGCGCCGGCCGATCCCTCGCGCGTCGCCGCCGAACTGCGCAAGCTGGCGCCGATCGCCGGCCGCCCGTACACCGGCCGCGATGGCAAGCAGTGGGCTCGGGACCTCCTGGCGCGCGTGGCGGCCGGCGGTCAGAAGCCCAGCCGCACGGTGCTGAAGATGGCCCAGGACGCGGTGGCCGAGCGGTCGATCTTCCCGGGGGCATCGGCATGACCAACATCGATCGGATCATCCTGCTGCTGGCCGATGGCGTTGCCCGTACGCCGACGCAGATCGCCCAGTCGACCAAGATCAACAAGGCTGGCGTCATCAACGCCCTGTCCGAGATCCGCCTCATCGGCGAGTGCGCAGGGCAGCGCCAAGAGTTTGCCTACGCCATCACGCCGCTGGGCCAGCAGCACGCCGAGCAGCTGCAGGCCGAGGCCGCGGCACTGGCCGAGCAGGCTGAAGACCAGGCAGCCGCTGCACAGGCGAGCGCCAAGGCGAAGGCCGCCGTCCGCGCCGCGCGCACCGGCGCCATCCCCAACAGCGTGTTCGCATGGGGGCAGGGGCATGCCGCATGAAGTGCATCGACTGTGCCAACTGGCAGATGAAGGGTGCCCCGCTGATTGCGCACGGCTACGGCCAGTGCCAGGCCAAATCGGGATCGAACACGACGGCGGAGCACAGCTGCCAGCACCACCAAGCGGCGCCGGCGGCGACGACGGCCGCCCGCGTGAAGTGGTTCGCGAAGCCCGCCAAGGCCACACGTACGACCACGGGGGGCGCCGCGTGATGGCGCTGGACTCGGGCGCCGCGGTGCGGGTGGCCCAGATCGAAGACGGCTGGCTTGGCCGTGCCTACGAGGTGCGCGCTGCTTGGCTCACGCCGTTGCCGATGGCGTACTTCCACGGGCAGGTGCCGCGATGACGCCGACGTTCACTGGAGAGGTCCAGTACCGCTATCACGCCGACAGTCCGAAAGGCGGCCAGCAGATCGTCCTGCAGCTGCCCGGCCGCGACGAACTGGGCTCCTTCATCGGCAAGGAGGGCCGTCGCTTCATGGCCGTCTTCGTCGAGATCGGCGATGACGAGCAGCCCGAAACGGAGATTCCCGTAACGGCAGCACGAACGCGCGAGCGCCATCCCATCGGAGAGAACTGCTACTGGTCCGTCCTGCGCTGCGCCGAGCCGGTGTTCTGGGACTTCCTGAACCAGCGCTTCCCTGGCCAGGAGAAGGTCAAGACCGCGGCCCAGGCCGCTGAGGTCATGAAGTTCGTCTGCGGGGTGGAGTCGCGCAAGGAGTTCGACACCAATCCGGAGGCACGCATCGCCTTCAAGCGCCAGATCCGCGATCCGTGGCATCGGCACTTCCTGGCGGGGAGCGACCGGTGATCGCGCGAGGCACGACGAAGCCCAACCGGTGCAAGCACTGCCGCGAGCGCATGCCCGTCGAGCTGGCGCGCCACGTCCTGCACGAGGACTGCATCGACGCGTGGCTCGCTGCCCAGGCCTTGAAGAAGGAAGCCGCGCGCAAGAAGAAGGCGCTGGCCGCCGCGAAGGTGGAACGGGCGCTCGATCGGCAGCGCAAGCGCGCCCTCGAGACGATTCCGAAGCTCACCAAGAAGGCGCAGGCCGCCTTCAATGCCTTCATCCGCGCGCGTGACGCCGGCCAGCCCTGCATCTGCTGCGGCCAGCCGCTCGGGATGGGCGACATCGGCGGCCGCTACGACGCCGGCCACTACCGCTCCACGGGCAGCGCCTCGCACCTGCGCTTCGACGAGGCGAACTGCCACGCCTAGCGCAAGCAGTGCAACCGGTACGGCGCCGGCCGCGCCGTCGACTACCGCATCGGTCTCATCAAGCGCATCGGCTGGGAGCGGGTGGAAGAGCTCGAAGCCAGCAACAGCCCGCGCAAGTGGACGCGCGAGGAGCTGATCGCGCTCAAGGAAACCTACGTCCTCAAGCTGAAAGAGCTTCAGCGCACCCAAGGAGAAAAGGCATGAACCACCGCCCGCGCCGGACCGGCCGCCCGCATGTGCCCTGGACTGCCTCCCAGCAGCTCCAGCTGTTCCCGCAAGACATCGCCTCTCCGCAGCATAGAGCGCCATGTTCAGAGACGAAAGGAACGATGGGCCGCAAAGCCGTGAACGACCTGGAACCCGTGCAGCGCATCGTGCCCGCGCGCGGCGCAGGCTTGCCCAGCGTCCTGGGCCTGCGTTCGGTCTTCGAGATGGGCGCATCGATCCAACGACGGGGCCCGGCCCCGGGGGGCGGGGGCTCCCTACCGGCCCGCACCAGCGTCATCGTCAGGGACGGCAGCGTCACCCGCCACATCTCCGTGCGTGAGCAGGACACGGACGAATGGGCTGAGAAGGAGCGCCAGCGCCGCGCCCGCCAGAAGCCGCCGCGGCCGCCTAAGCAGAAGTTCAAGGTGAAAGGGAGCCGCACATGGGCCGAAAGTCCAAGCTGACCGAAGCCCAGTGGGCGGACGTCGAGCGCCGGATGCTCGAAGGTGAGCCGACCCGGGCGCTCGCCAGGGAGTTCGGCGTCTCAGAAGCTGCGATTCGTGCGCGCAAATCTGCGCAGGTCGAAGAGATAAAAAGCGTTGCAAATCAAATGGTTGCGACCGAGCGCGCGGTGATGGCATTGCCGATTTCTGCGCGCATAACTGCGCAAAACCTCGCAGCCAAACTGCGCTCGATCTCGGACGACCTTGCCAGCGCGGCCCAGTACGGCGCCAAGACCGCTCACCGCCTGAATGCGCTTGCGAACTCCGAGGTCGGCAAGATCGATGACGCCAGCCCGCTCGCTTCGGCCGAGAGCCTCAAGGGCGTCATGGTGCTTACGCGCCTGGCCAACGACTCGGCCAACATCGCCTTGAACCTGATGGCCGCGAACAAGGACACGGTCAAGAAGCTGAACGAGGATCCGCCGCCAGAATCGACGCTCGACCCATCGAGGCTTTCCGACGCCACGCTGCAAGAGCTGCTCAACGCCCGTGGTTAACTTCAGCGACGTCGAGTGGGATGCGATCGAGCGCGAGGCCTGCAAACGCAGCCTGGTCACGTTCATACGGCGCGCGTGGCATGTCCTCGAGCCCGGCCAGCCGTACCTGCATGGCTGGCACATGGATGCGATGGCGGAGCACCTGGAGGCCGTCACGGCGGGCGACATCAACCGCCTGCTGATCAACGTGCCGCCGGGCACCATGAAGTCGATGTGCGTCTCGGTGTTTTGGCCGGCCTGGGAATGGGGCCCGCGCGGCCTGTCGCATCTGCGATTCATCGGCGCCAGCCACGAGGAGAGCCTTGCTACGCGCGACAGCATGAAGATGCGCCACCTGGTGCAGTCGGAGTGGTACCAGCGCCTGTGGCCCACGCCCTTCATGGGCGACCAGAACCAGAAGACCTACTTCCAGAACGCGAACACGGGTTGGCGGCAGTCCTGTCCGGTGGGATCAATGACCGGCAAGCGTGGCGATCGCGTCGTCTGGGACGACCCCCACAGCGTCGAGGACGCGCACTCGGTCGCGCAGCTGGAGACGGCGAACCGGATCTTCCGCGAGACGCTGCCGACCCGCCTGAACAACCCGGACAAATCGGCCATCATCATCGTGATGCAGCGCCTGAACCAGAAGGACATCTCGGGCGAGATCACGAGCAGCGGCCTGGGCTACGACCACCTGTGCCTGCCGATGGAGTTTGAGGCGCCGCGGCCGCCGACCAGTCTGGGCTTCGTGGATCCGCGCACCGAGCCCGGCGAGCTGCTCTTTCCCGAGCGCTTCCCGCGCCACGTGGTCGACCGCGACAAGAAGGTGATGGGCGACTACGCCGTCGCCGGCCAGTTTCAGCAGCGGCCCGCGCCGGCTGCCGGCGGCGTCATCAAGCCCGACATGATGTCGATCGTCGATGCGATCCCGGCCAACGTCGTCGAGTGGTGCCGCGGCTGGGACCTCGGCGCCTCACTGAAGGGCGACTACACGGCAGGGCCGAAGATGGGCCGGCTGGCTGACGGCCGCTACATCATTGCCGACGTGGTGCGCGACCGCCTTGAGTCGCACCAGCGCGATGCGCTCCTGAAGAACACGGCCGACCGCGACGGGCGAGGGCGAGTGAAGCAAAGCATTCCCCAAGACCCGGGCCAGGCCGGCAAGAGCCAGGTTCAGTCGTTCGCGCTAATGCTGGCTGGACACAACTTGCACTTCAGCCCGGAAACCGGAGACAAGGTGACCCGAGCGACGCCGATGGCCAGCCAGATCAACGTGGGCAACGTCATGCTGCTGCGTGGGGCATGGAACAAGGAATTCGTCGACGAATGCCGCTTGTTTCCGAACGGCACCTATGACGACCAGATTGACGGCGCGGCGCGAGCGTTCAACGGGTTGATGCACCCGCAGGCAGGAATTTTTATGTGATTTGGCGCAAATTTTTAATTGCCAGGGTCGATCCTTTGATAGTTATTCTTCTCTGGTTGCTATCAACATATTGAAGACATTCAAACTCAATCATTTCGCCTTCGTCAAAAGTTTGTAGTTCGTGTGTGCCATAGTTAAAATCTTTTCGGGCGCTTTCTTTGATTTCCAGCCCGCCATTTTCGCTGCTGAAAGACTGGCCACGAAAACCAAATTTTTTATTTCTGCCGCCAATCGCCAAAATATAAGCAGGTCTTCTTCCAGTATTTATAAATTTTATCTGTATATAAGGTTCATAACTGCCTCCTGATATCAAATCGGCAGAAACCTTCAAATTTGCGGAGTCGCGCCGATAATTCCAGAAAGACACAAAGAAGCTTGCACAGGAGATGAAAAAAGCGCCTAGAGCAATCCAATCAGATTTTTGCATGGTATTAATTAAGTACGCCGCAGCGCGGAGTGTCTTGCAGCAATGGCCCGCCACAGGCTGCTCAAAGACAAATACCGGCTATTCTTAAATAAAAACAGGAGGTCCGGGAGAAGGGAAAGTGGAGCCATTTAACGCGCTGTTGTATTTTTTGACGGAGGCGGTTAACGTGAAGTTGCTTGACCTAGCCTACGAGTTAGGACGGTTCCCGTTGAATTTTGGCTTTGGCGGCAATGCAATATTCGTAGTATGAACTCGTATGGGTCCATTTCATTGCTTGCACCGGACCATTGGAATGCATAGACGCTCCAGTACTCATCATAAAAAAATTCCTGCCAATGAGTTCTACTGCTTCATTGTACAAATCATGGAAGTGACCCTCTCCGTCTATCCAGGTGCTCAGTTCGAGATGAGTCATGTCCCCCCGAATTGATTCATAAAGTGTCAAGAAGGCGTTTAGGGTCTTGTCGCTCACTTGCGAGAAAGCGCGTGTTGCGGCAAGAAGATAGTCATTATCTTTCCAGTGGTCCTTATAAATAAGAGCGATCGCGGCAACACCAATTTTTGAATGTGTCTGCCGAATTGCTTCCAATGCCGCGTACAAGTGATTTGAATAGTTTTCGTCTGCGACTATCTTATTGATCATATCTTGATCAATCTCGGCGTCAGAGAGAAAAGTATGGAATTTCTTTTGGAGATGGCGATCGTAATAAGTCCTGGCTACTCTTGCTACAAGTCCAATCCCGGGAATGCCAGCTTCGCCGGCTGCCTGTAGAACTTCGCTGACTCCCTCAGTGATCTCTCTGCCAATCTCGATCTTTTTGCTACTCAATTTCTGCCTCCAGCAGTTACACCTAAAGTCTGGGTGGTTGATGGTAGCTTCCTAGCCTTCCTAGCATGAGCCGGCATGACCGACTCCGATACCATCCGCTCGCGTGAGGCGCTGCTTTCCTTCTTCATGGGCCTGGATGGCAAGCGGCCCGGCGCCTGGGCGTCCTACGGCTACAAAGATGCGCTCGCCTTCGACGACTTTCAGCGGGCGTACGACCGCGGCGGCGCGGCCCACGGCGCGGTGCATCGCCTGCTCGATGGCTGCTGGCAGAAGCTCCCCCGCATCAAGCAGCCCAAGGCCGACAAGGAAACGCCCTGGGAGGTCAAGGCGAATGCCGTGCTCAAGGCGATCAATGGCTGGCAGAAGCTGCGGGACCTAGACCGGCGCAACCTGGTGGGCCGATATTCGGCGCTGATCTACCGCCTGGCCGACAGCCAGCCGCTGTCGGCCCCCCTGGTGAAAGCCGTCCGCTTGGTCGACCTGATCCCCGTCTTCGAGGACCAGATCAAGGTCACGAAGTGGGACCAGGACAAGGCATCGCTGCGCTACGGGCAGCCCGAGACCTTCCAGTACCGCGCGCGGCGCATCAACGCCGTCGACACCCAGGGCCAGCCCGACGAATGGCTCGACGTGCACCACAGCCGGGTGCAGATCCTGGCCGAGGGCAGCGTCGGTGACATGTTCGAGGGCGTGCCGCTGCTGAAGGCCGGCTTCAACAACCTCGTCGACATCGAGAAGCTGAGCGGCGGCGGTGCCGAGTCGGCGCTGAAGAACAGTGCGCGCACGATCGTCTTCAAGTACGACCCCCAGGCCAGCGTCCAGGCCATCACCACGACCAATCTGGATGGCAGCATCTCGACGAAGTCGGTGCGCGATGTGCACGAGGAGCAGACGCGGGCCCTGAACCGCAACCAGGACAGCAGCATCGTGCTGCAGGGCGGCGAGGCCACCACACTGCAGACGACCATCGGCGACCTGTCGCCGCAGTTCGGCATCGCGGCCAACCTCTTCGCCGCCTCGGTGCGCATCCCGTTCACCATCCTGTTCGGCCAACAGACCGGGCGGCTGGCCAGCGACGAGGACAAGGCGGACTTCGGCGCTCGCTGCGCCTCGCGCCAAGCCAACGACCTCACTCCCATGCTCGAGGAGTTCGTGCGCCGCATGCAGGCCGCTGGCGTGATTGACGCAGGCGACTTCGAGGTCGAGTGGCCCCCAGTGAACGCGCCGAGCGACCTGGACAAGCTCACGAACCTGGGCAAGGCCACGGCGGCGATGCAGCAGGCATTCCAGGCAGGCCTGACCGAGCCGCTGTTCGACGCGAACGAGCTGCGCGCCATGGTGGGCTTCGAGCCGCGCAAGGATGACGGCATGCCGGAGGAGGGCGACCTCGATGAGGACCCGAACACCGATCTACAGGCTGACCCGGCAGCACCGGTGCCGCTCAAAGCGGTAAAGAAATAGCTCGGTTCTGCCCTAAGGGGTATAGACGATGAAGTATCGAATGTTGGGAATCAACGTTGATGAACCCATCGGGCCAAAGTCGTGAATCGGCTCGGGACGACTGACAATTTCGTAGTTTTCGAAGGCTTCGAGTTGAGCGGCCTCCCGAGCCGCGAGTTCGTTGGGAAATGTGCGGTGATACAGCATGGGGAAATCTCCTAGTCATGCGCTGTTGGCAAAAGTGCCAGCGGAGAGCCTAGGGGACGACGCAGCACCCGGTAGGGCAGCTTTTCCGAAATGAAAAGTTCCTTCCTAGCATGAGGGAGGCGGATAGGGATGCAACCCGAAAAGCCTTCAGCAAGCCGGCCGCCTTTGCTCTGCTGACACGAGGGGCTGAC harbors:
- a CDS encoding Hin recombinase, yielding MGRKSKLTEAQWADVERRMLEGEPTRALAREFGVSEAAIRARKSAQVEEIKSVANQMVATERAVMALPISARITAQNLAAKLRSISDDLASAAQYGAKTAHRLNALANSEVGKIDDASPLASAESLKGVMVLTRLANDSANIALNLMAANKDTVKKLNEDPPPESTLDPSRLSDATLQELLNARG
- the terL gene encoding phage terminase large subunit, which gives rise to MVNFSDVEWDAIEREACKRSLVTFIRRAWHVLEPGQPYLHGWHMDAMAEHLEAVTAGDINRLLINVPPGTMKSMCVSVFWPAWEWGPRGLSHLRFIGASHEESLATRDSMKMRHLVQSEWYQRLWPTPFMGDQNQKTYFQNANTGWRQSCPVGSMTGKRGDRVVWDDPHSVEDAHSVAQLETANRIFRETLPTRLNNPDKSAIIIVMQRLNQKDISGEITSSGLGYDHLCLPMEFEAPRPPTSLGFVDPRTEPGELLFPERFPRHVVDRDKKVMGDYAVAGQFQQRPAPAAGGVIKPDMMSIVDAIPANVVEWCRGWDLGASLKGDYTAGPKMGRLADGRYIIADVVRDRLESHQRDALLKNTADRDGRGRVKQSIPQDPGQAGKSQVQSFALMLAGHNLHFSPETGDKVTRATPMASQINVGNVMLLRGAWNKEFVDECRLFPNGTYDDQIDGAARAFNGLMHPQAGIFM
- a CDS encoding DUF1073 domain-containing protein — translated: MTDSDTIRSREALLSFFMGLDGKRPGAWASYGYKDALAFDDFQRAYDRGGAAHGAVHRLLDGCWQKLPRIKQPKADKETPWEVKANAVLKAINGWQKLRDLDRRNLVGRYSALIYRLADSQPLSAPLVKAVRLVDLIPVFEDQIKVTKWDQDKASLRYGQPETFQYRARRINAVDTQGQPDEWLDVHHSRVQILAEGSVGDMFEGVPLLKAGFNNLVDIEKLSGGGAESALKNSARTIVFKYDPQASVQAITTTNLDGSISTKSVRDVHEEQTRALNRNQDSSIVLQGGEATTLQTTIGDLSPQFGIAANLFAASVRIPFTILFGQQTGRLASDEDKADFGARCASRQANDLTPMLEEFVRRMQAAGVIDAGDFEVEWPPVNAPSDLDKLTNLGKATAAMQQAFQAGLTEPLFDANELRAMVGFEPRKDDGMPEEGDLDEDPNTDLQADPAAPVPLKAVKK